The Virgibacillus siamensis genome includes a region encoding these proteins:
- a CDS encoding VOC family protein: protein MGKVVGFEINSQDPKKAAKFYADVFGWKVSEPKWEFWPVSMEEGRGISGGISKGPSDYPHGTRIQIEVDSIDGTISNAKAHGALVVREKMEFDTFFLAYLVDPTGVGFGLIENK from the coding sequence ATGGGTAAAGTGGTTGGTTTCGAAATCAACAGTCAGGATCCGAAAAAGGCAGCAAAATTCTATGCCGATGTATTTGGATGGAAGGTTTCCGAGCCAAAGTGGGAATTCTGGCCGGTATCGATGGAAGAAGGCAGGGGCATCAGTGGCGGAATAAGCAAAGGCCCCAGTGACTATCCACACGGAACACGTATCCAAATAGAGGTTGATTCCATTGATGGTACAATCTCCAACGCAAAAGCACATGGAGCCTTAGTCGTCCGTGAAAAAATGGAATTTGACACATTTTTCCTTGCATATTTGGTTGATCCGACCGGGGTTGGTTTCGGGCTTATTGAAAACAAGTAA
- a CDS encoding helix-hairpin-helix domain-containing protein, whose amino-acid sequence MAEILSVPYERAKELKGLAEFQLVPSIGHKLAEKLIYQLQIFSLEEVKDKQGAELLNDLEQRLGVWTDSCVEDQLRCVVAFANNPESDRQWFDFTDERKRYREKWVIRMTDRIRHGMKGREFEMN is encoded by the coding sequence TTGGCTGAAATATTGAGTGTCCCGTATGAAAGAGCAAAGGAACTAAAAGGACTGGCTGAATTTCAGCTGGTCCCTTCCATCGGTCATAAACTGGCTGAGAAACTAATTTATCAATTACAGATTTTCTCACTGGAAGAGGTGAAGGACAAGCAGGGAGCGGAATTGCTAAATGATTTGGAGCAACGCTTGGGCGTGTGGACTGATAGTTGTGTGGAAGATCAACTCCGCTGTGTTGTAGCTTTTGCGAATAATCCGGAATCGGATAGACAGTGGTTTGACTTTACGGATGAAAGAAAGAGGTACCGGGAAAAGTGGGTTATCCGGATGACAGACCGAATAAGGCATGGTATGAAAGGAAGAGAATTCGAAATGAATTAA